From a single Tetrapisispora phaffii CBS 4417 chromosome 15, complete genome genomic region:
- the TPHA0O01890 gene encoding uncharacterized protein (similar to Saccharomyces cerevisiae YDL237W; ancestral locus Anc_2.21), which yields MIYEKQTDATIPPKLGSNEQTTINQRNNLFLWSKEQQTSLYGTGVKYVENFRKTITRIMPNSLLGQDFYYRLTTSLFLGQTSSQIQSLPKRLLTKDVVPKAIHSHNDYWRELPLFDALTHGATSVEADVWYVKNSYSKYVLAVGHNKAYLDTENTTLYNLYTGPLLALLKPPSALLKKNPELKETGVFYNEPHRTLYLYIDFKTEADVETYELLLKYLAPLVDCNLVSYYDLMKEVTVSRPITVIATGNYPEYLATAGGQLSNNLQGSFKRYVFKDLTMLPVIDNETDLDTFGKELEKVVKRYSEDFNALTASISFKNFIKDFTSFTKHDPNDYLRRYIEICHKYNLKVRIWDTPEWPLANAVYVWQKLINYYKVDLLCVDNLDLACSLQELHTFDEPDIEKSQHKLPSYEIDDNVVNII from the coding sequence ATGATATACGAAAAGCAAACTGATGCTACTATTCCTCCGAAATTGGGAAGTAATGAGCAGACAACGATTaatcaaagaaataatttatttttatggTCAAAGGAACAACAAACATCCTTGTATGGTACAGGTGTTAAATATGTTGAAAACTTCAGAAAAACCATTACCAGAATAATGCCTAATAGCTTATTAGGTCAGGATTTTTATTATCGTTTAACAACTAGTTTATTCTTAGGTCAAACTTCATCACAAATTCAAAGTTTACCGAAACGGTTATTAACAAAAGATGTTGTTCCAAAAGCAATTCATTCTCACAATGACTATTGGAGGGAACTCCCTCTATTCGATGCATTGACACATGGTGCTACAAGTGTTGAAGCTGACGTCTGGTATGTGAAAAATTCTTATTCCAAATATGTGCTAGCAGTTGGGCATAATAAAGCTTATCTTGATACAGAAAATACAACCCTTTACAACTTATATACAGGTCCATTATTAGCATTATTGAAACCTCCATCagcattattaaaaaaaaaccCAGAATTGAAGGAAACTGGTGTTTTTTATAATGAACCTCATAGAACGctttatctttatatagATTTTAAAACAGAAGCGGACGTTGAAACGTATGAGTTACTTTTGAAATACCTTGCACCTTTGGTTGATTGTAACCTCGTATCATATTATGATTTAATGAAAGAGGTAACTGTCTCTAGACCAATTACTGTAATTGCTACAGGCAATTATCCTGAATATCTGGCCACTGCTGGTGGTCAACTCAGCAACAATTTACAAGGTTCATTTAAACGCTATgtttttaaagatttaacAATGTTACCAGTTATAGATAATGAGACAGACCTTGACACCTTTGGGAAAGAACTCGAAAAAGTTGTAAAACGATATTCTGAAGACTTCAATGCACTAACTGCATctatatcatttaaaaacttTATAAAAGATTTCACATCCTTTACAAAACATGATCCAAATGATTACTTAAGAAGgtatattgaaatatgtcataaatataatttaaaagtaAGAATATGGGACACACCAGAATGGCCATTAGCAAATGCAGTTTATGTTTGgcaaaaattgataaattattacaaagTTGATCTACTGTGTGTCGATAACCTTGATTTAGCTTGCAGTCTACAAGAATTGCATACATTTGATGAACCAGACATTGAAAAGAGTCAGCACAAATTACCGTCTTATGAAATCGATGACAATGTAGTTAACATTATTTAG
- the POP1 gene encoding ribonuclease P/MRP protein subunit POP1 (similar to Saccharomyces cerevisiae POP1 (YNL221C); ancestral locus Anc_2.22): MSSASGSGGRKVLNKNQKFKRDKLRNARNIRTQAVSYDKNNHDLSKEGGSLLNVNNFVNTRAFEIKQLYSSMHQSRRSNATRVFQSLPRKLRRRTASHNIARIPKRMRNRAKREMNKNNNNNEKVNNISGGLTIAAKKRSKKSLNAKQFYRAKMSIKLLRLFTKTKNLKMLSGPKELTLRNITTRQKIKHFKDILKNKLPSSSTAIACNNQMGSYDNTAVDSLATKTYSRIKYLKRQKHFKWLSTHIWHAKRSHLIKRWGYQIPYSPTQKCYKLTHRIGSSVASSDGNLLQDTSFIGNMIIQNESSTDELSDLIASLTNKKGNKKVYRVHQCYFEGLLYNIDNENSISNAILGPADLLWINENKVLLRLHPSFYEVVFKAILKKVKLNKNFKVYDCRYSIGSINLCGAKTLSSLSSILRTVKNEGKESSSYQTFTKLSKLTDYSILPKQTLFAFRALDPRFVITPKAVTPNNGEINIADICKLNEINKDEVKAILEMLSDPETRKESYKNQATLKQLHKRKEAQSSGEASTNQNIIMFKRDYDPLIPVVIAKRPKTGDWVLLLPWNWVLPFWYQLHKVSKSYHIGLRQNQLLHFESQSLYFPDDYPFTKIGFKENYFYKRDAAMKKWESKPSSHRLNYDKIKEIHDLDLPAIQGEVGDYFSCDWLFLQILINSITYLSKDGNDLISINSSKTMSMNEHCGLRELRSVNDIMEFYNDIKVKPIEEDTPILSLHNIKNKSKNKLNPILFDKLSPQLSIIKTPLPVTPISCILNEKGHPTDNARIYQIPSEHLEHWKSVAKGVYRSNGRRNHELNHPKPNVKDLIGFVTSGTFSLSQGKGVGNGFVHSNYIYNSTHDYVLIRNVGTNVYRVSQWKLINI; this comes from the coding sequence ATGAGTTCTGCATCCGGTAGTGGTGGAAGAAAGgtattgaataaaaatcaaaagtTTAAAAGAGACAAGCTCAGAAATGCAAGAAACATTAGGACTCAGGCGGTTTCTTATGACAAAAATAACCATGATCTTTCGAAAGAAGGCGGGAGTCTGCTGAATGTTAACAATTTTGTCAATACAAGGGCGTTTGAAATCAAGCAGTTGTACAGTTCTATGCATCAATCAAGAAGATCTAATGCAACCAGAGTGTTTCAAAGTTTGCCAAGAAAATTAAGAAGAAGGACAGCTTCTCATAATATTGCCAGAATACCAAAGAGAATGAGAAATAGAGCCAAAAGAgaaatgaacaaaaataacaacaataatgaaaaagtTAACAATATCTCAGGTGGATTAACTATTGCTGCAAAGAAACGTAGTAAAAAAAGTTTAAATgcaaaacaattttatagAGCTAAAATGTCAATCAAGTTATTACGACTATTTACAAAGacaaaaaatttgaaaatgttaTCTGGTCCAAAAGAATTGACATTGAGAAATATTACAACAAgacaaaaaattaaacattttaaagatattttgaaaaataaattgcCATCCTCTTCAACTGCAATTGCATGCAACAACCAAATGGGAAGTTATGACAACACCGCGGTAGACTCACTGGCAACAAAAACTTATAGTAGGATCAAATACTTGAAGAGGcaaaaacattttaaatGGTTGTCCACTCACATCTGGCACGCTAAAAGATcacatttaataaaaagatGGGGTTACCAGATCCCTTACTCCCCCACTCAAAAATGTTATAAATTGACACATAGAATTGGCAGTTCTGTTGCATCATCAGATGGAAACTTGTTACAAGACACAAGTTTTATTGGTAATAtgattattcaaaatgaaaGTAGTACAGACGAGTTATCAGATTTAATCGCATCTTTGACAAATAAAAAGGGTAATAAGAAAGTTTATAGAGTGCATCAATGTTATTTCGAAGGTTTACTTTAcaatattgataatgaaaattcaatttcaaacGCAATTCTCGGTCCTGCTGATCTTTTATGGATCAACGAAAACAAAGTTTTACTACGATTACATCCATCATTTTATGAAGTTGTATTCAAAGCCATTCTGAAAAAAGTTAAGctcaataaaaattttaaggTATATGATTGTCGTTATTCAATTGGCAGTATCAACTTATGTGGTGCAAAaactttatcttcattatcGTCTATTCTTAGAACTGTGAAAAATGAGGGGAAGGAATCAAGCTCTTACCAAACTTTTACCaaactttcaaaattaacCGATTATTCAATCTTGCCAAAACAAACCTTATTTGCATTCCGAGCATTAGATCCTAGATTTGTTATAACACCAAAAGCTGTTACTCCTAATAATGgtgaaataaatattgcagatatttgtaaattaaatgaaatcaaTAAGGACGAAGTTAAAGCTATTTTAGAAATGCTGTCAGATCCTGAGACGAGAAAAGAAAGTTACAAAAATCAAGCTACCTTGAAACAATTGCATAAGAGAAAAGAAGCTCAATCATCAGGAGAGGCTTCTActaatcaaaatataattatgttTAAGAGGGATTATGATCCTTTAATTCCTGTGGTTATAGCAAAAAGACCTAAAACTGGAGATTGGGTGCTCTTATTACCATGGAATTGGGTGTTGCCATTTTGGTATCAATTGCATAAAGTGTCTAAATCATATCACATTGGTTTGAGACAAAACCAACTGCTACATTTTGAATCCCAATCTTTATATTTCCCCGATGATTATCCTTTCACAAAAATTGGTTTCAAGgagaattatttttataaaagaGATGCTGCAATGAAAAAATGGGAAAGTAAGCCTAGTAGCCATAGATTAAACtatgataaaataaaggaAATACATGATCTGGATTTACCAGCTATTCAAGGTGAAGTTGGTGATTATTTCTCATGCGATTGGTtatttttacaaattttaattaacaGTATTACGTACTTATCAAAAGATGGCAACGATTTAATTAGTATCAATAGCAGTAAAACAATGTCCATGAATGAGCACTGTGGTTTAAGAGAACTCCGTTCTGTCAATGATATTATGGAATTTTACAACGATATTAAGGTAAAACCTATCGAAGAAGACACTCCAATTCTTTCTTTACACAATATTAAGAACAAATCCAAAAATAAACTAAATCCAATTCTTTTTGACAAATTATCACCTCAGTTAAGTATAATCAAGACCCCATTGCCGGTTACACCAATTTCAtgtattttaaatgaaaaaggACATCCTACAGATAATGCTAGGATATATCAAATCCCTAGTGAACACTTAGAACATTGGAAATCCGTGGCAAAAGGAGTTTATAGATCTAACGGTAGAAGAAACCATGAATTAAACCATCCTAAACCGAATGTTAAAGACCTAATAGGTTTCGTAACCTCCGGCACGTTTAGTTTGTCACAAGGTAAAGGTGTTGGCAACGGGTTTGTTCATTCTAATTACATCTACAACTCGACACATGACTACGTTCTAATAAGAAATGTAGGCACTAATGTGTATAGAGTAAGCCAATggaaattaataaatatataa
- the ADE12 gene encoding adenylosuccinate synthase (similar to Saccharomyces cerevisiae ADE12 (YNL220W); ancestral locus Anc_2.23) codes for MVNVVLGSQWGDEGKGKLVDLLVHDYDIVARCAGGNNAGHTIVVNGVKYDFHMLPSGLVNPNCQNVLGNGVVLHIPSFFKELETIESKGLTDASKRLFISSRAHLVFDFHQRVDKLRELELSGASKDGKNIGTTGKGIGPTYSTKASRSGIRVHHLINDQPGAWEEFVTRYMRLLKTRKERYGNFDYDYEEELNRYKNIYRQKLRPFVTDTVHFIYDALKSNKKILVEGANALMLDIDFGTYPYVTSSSTGIGGVITGLGIPPRYIETTYGVVKAYTTRVGEGPFPTEQLNEEGEKLQSIGVEVGVTTGRKRRCGWLDLVLLKYSTIINGYTSLNITKLDVLDTFKEIPVGISYSINGKKLDSFPEDLLVLGNVEVEYETLPGWNEDITKISKYEDLPENAKKYLKYIEDFVNVPVEWIGTGPGRESMIHRDI; via the coding sequence atggTTAATGTTGTTTTAGGTTCCCAATGGGGTGATGAAGGTAAAGGTAAATTAGTTGATTTATTAGTCCATGACTACGATATTGTTGCTAGATGTGCTGGTGGTAATAATGCAGGACATACAATTGTTGTTAATGGTGTAAAGTATGATTTCCATATGTTACCATCTGGTTTAGTTAATCCAAATTGTCAGAATGTTCTAGGTAATGGTGTTGTCTTGCATATCCcttcttttttcaaagaattgGAGACAATTGAATCCAAGGGTTTAACTGACGCCTCGAAGAGACTATTTATCTCTTCAAGAGCTCATTTGGTCTTCGATTTCCATCAAAGAGTCGATAAGTTGAGGGAATTAGAGTTGTCTGGTGCCTCGAAGGATGGTAAGAATATTGGTACCACCGGTAAAGGTATTGGTCCTACTTATTCCACTAAAGCATCAAGATCGGGTATTAGAGTCCATCATTTGATAAACGATCAACCGGGTGCTTGGGAAGAGTTTGTGACTAGATACATGAGATTACTAAAAACAAGAAAGGAGCGTTATGGTAATTTTGACTACGATTAcgaagaagaattaaaccgctacaaaaatatttacagaCAAAAGTTGAGACCTTTCGTCACAGACACTGTCCATTTCATTTATGACGCTCTGAAAAGCAATAAGAAGATATTAGTTGAAGGTGCTAACGCCTTAATGCTAGATATTGATTTTGGTACTTATCCATATGTCACGTCCTCCAGTACAGGTATCGGTGGTGTTATCACGGGTCTAGGTATTCCACCAAGATACATCGAAACAACGTATGGTGTCGTGAAAGCTTATACCACAAGAGTTGGTGAAGGTCCTTTCCCAACTGAACAATTGAATGAGGAAGGTGAGAAATTACAATCTATTGGTGTTGAAGTCGGTGTCACTACAGGTCGTAAGAGACGTTGTGGTTGGTTGGATTTAGTTCTTCTAAAATACTCCACCATCATCAACGGTTACACCAGTTTGAACATCACAAAGCTGGACGTCCTTGATACTTTCAAGGAAATCCCAGTCGGTATCTCTTATTCCATCAACGGCAAGAAGCTGGATTCTTTCCCAGAAGATCTGTTAGTATTAGGTAATGTTGAAGTCGAGTATGAAACCTTACCTGGTTGGAATGAAGATATCACAAAGATTAGCAAGTACGAGGATCTTCCAGAAAACGCAAAGAAGTACTTAAAGTACATCGAAGATTTTGTCAACGTTCCTGTCGAATGGATCGGTACCGGTCCAGGTAGAGAAAGTATGATACATAGGGACATCTAA